A region of bacterium DNA encodes the following proteins:
- a CDS encoding type II secretion system F family protein, protein MDVVFCIVMFFVSAGALSLAVAGSVRSNALLGRAGLVERRKGSPIEEISDLLGRFAAERFPGLCGRLSSERLVRRLAAAGIGESRAAGFSLARIVISLLLALAAYFLSVSHSAFAVVAAAAAGFFLTELWLRSRMRSRREAFERELPFALDMLTLCVEAGLDLGQAIARVAAKSRGVAACELKKVDAAIRVGVRRKDALCSMASSMDIPSVSAFAALLAQSERLGSGVAQLLRSTSERVRDERFARAEKRGAVAAQKLLLPLIVFIMPATLIVVFGPLFVRIATGGVEALF, encoded by the coding sequence ATGGATGTGGTTTTTTGCATCGTCATGTTTTTTGTCTCGGCGGGGGCGCTTTCGCTCGCTGTCGCTGGGTCTGTCCGCAGCAATGCGCTCCTGGGGCGCGCAGGACTCGTCGAGCGCCGCAAGGGATCTCCTATCGAGGAGATCTCGGATCTCCTGGGGCGCTTTGCCGCCGAGAGATTTCCCGGCCTTTGCGGGCGGCTTTCATCGGAACGCCTCGTCCGCAGGCTCGCCGCCGCAGGCATCGGAGAGTCGAGGGCAGCCGGTTTCTCATTGGCGAGGATCGTCATATCCCTGCTGCTAGCGTTAGCCGCGTATTTTCTCTCTGTTTCGCACAGCGCGTTTGCCGTTGTTGCGGCTGCGGCGGCAGGATTTTTCCTCACTGAGCTGTGGCTGAGATCGAGGATGCGCTCCAGGAGAGAGGCGTTCGAAAGGGAGCTGCCCTTCGCCCTGGACATGCTCACCCTCTGCGTGGAGGCGGGTCTCGATCTCGGCCAGGCCATAGCCAGGGTCGCAGCGAAATCCAGGGGAGTTGCAGCCTGCGAGCTTAAGAAAGTTGACGCCGCGATAAGGGTGGGCGTTCGCAGGAAGGACGCGCTCTGCTCCATGGCCTCGTCCATGGATATCCCTTCTGTTTCCGCATTCGCGGCGCTGCTTGCGCAGTCGGAGAGGCTCGGCTCTGGCGTGGCGCAGTTGCTGAGGTCCACGTCCGAGAGGGTGCGCGACGAGAGGTTCGCGCGCGCCGAAAAGAGGGGCGCCGTAGCGGCCCAGAAGCTTCTCCTGCCTCTCATCGTGTTCATCATGCCCGCCACTTTGATAGTGGTGTTCGGACCGCTCTTCGTGCGGATAGCAACAGGCGGGGTGGAGGCGCTATTCTGA
- a CDS encoding type II secretion system F family protein has protein sequence MTYVIFLTVVFLAALSAVAASLFLSNGWRRHLPESIILPVAARIRCALRSRRSIQADRQLSDALALMCNALKAGLALPQTVELAAELLPPPLSEEFGRVLRQLRMGRDFDSAFATLAESVPTEDMELLVQSVDVLRRTGGNLIETFSSLAATIAQRRRVADKVSALTSQGVAQAVTLLMLPWLLGAALCVLAPDFIEPLYSTRLGMCLIAMALIMEAAGAVWLRRIVVIRI, from the coding sequence ATGACGTATGTCATTTTTTTGACGGTCGTGTTTCTTGCCGCCCTGTCGGCTGTTGCGGCCAGCCTCTTTCTTTCAAATGGATGGCGACGGCATTTGCCGGAGTCCATTATTTTGCCTGTCGCGGCGCGGATCCGTTGCGCACTGAGGTCGAGAAGATCGATTCAAGCCGACAGGCAGCTTTCAGACGCGCTTGCGCTGATGTGCAACGCGCTGAAGGCCGGGCTTGCCCTGCCGCAGACGGTGGAGCTTGCCGCAGAGCTGCTCCCTCCTCCGCTTTCAGAAGAATTCGGCCGCGTGTTGAGGCAGCTCAGGATGGGAAGGGATTTCGACTCCGCATTCGCCACGCTCGCCGAGTCGGTCCCTACCGAGGACATGGAGTTGTTGGTGCAATCCGTGGATGTGCTGAGGCGCACGGGCGGGAACCTGATCGAGACATTTTCATCGCTGGCGGCGACCATAGCGCAGAGGAGGCGCGTTGCGGATAAGGTGAGCGCGCTGACATCGCAGGGAGTAGCTCAGGCGGTCACTTTGCTCATGCTGCCCTGGTTGCTTGGCGCCGCCCTCTGCGTTTTAGCGCCCGACTTTATAGAGCCGCTTTATTCCACGAGGCTGGGGATGTGCCTCATCGCCATGGCCTTGATCATGGAGGCTGCAGGGGCGGTCTGGCTCCGGAGGATAGTGGTGATAAGAATATGA